One window of the Luteolibacter sp. Y139 genome contains the following:
- a CDS encoding polyphenol oxidase family protein, whose protein sequence is MTEALSFPNSFLKPLNALPGVRAGWVGRLDSIEVTTDRDETLANLRPLHEEIVRREFGRARWWRAEQVHGNGVALVPGAETKLAGDGLPVVPAVDGLITAAPGEMLGIYVADCGAIWMADRRTGAVGLLHSGKKGTELNILGRAIALMGEKFGTQPADLVVVLGPCIRPPHYEIDFAAEIARQAEAAGVGEFHDEGDDTACDLTRHYSYRVEKGCTGRMLALIVREEIATA, encoded by the coding sequence GTGACGGAGGCGCTCTCTTTCCCCAATTCATTCCTGAAACCCCTCAATGCCTTGCCCGGAGTCCGGGCAGGGTGGGTCGGTCGTTTGGACAGCATCGAGGTGACGACCGATCGAGATGAAACCCTCGCTAACTTGCGCCCGCTCCATGAGGAGATCGTCCGGCGCGAGTTCGGTCGTGCCCGGTGGTGGCGTGCCGAGCAGGTCCACGGTAATGGCGTGGCCTTGGTTCCCGGGGCTGAGACCAAATTGGCTGGCGATGGCCTGCCCGTGGTTCCGGCCGTGGATGGTCTGATCACCGCGGCTCCCGGCGAGATGCTGGGCATTTACGTGGCCGATTGCGGAGCGATCTGGATGGCTGACCGCCGCACGGGAGCCGTGGGGCTGCTGCACTCCGGTAAGAAGGGCACCGAGCTGAATATCCTGGGTCGGGCGATTGCGCTGATGGGCGAGAAATTCGGCACCCAGCCGGCTGATCTGGTGGTGGTGCTGGGGCCGTGCATCCGGCCGCCGCACTATGAGATCGATTTCGCCGCCGAGATCGCCCGCCAGGCGGAGGCCGCCGGCGTGGGCGAGTTTCACGACGAAGGCGACGACACGGCCTGCGACCTGACGCGGCACTACAGCTACCGCGTGGAAAAAGGCTGCACGGGCCGGATGCTTGCGCTCATCGTCCGCGAGGAAATCGCCACCGCATGA
- the ispE gene encoding 4-(cytidine 5'-diphospho)-2-C-methyl-D-erythritol kinase has protein sequence MSALTIEAPAKLNLTLRVLRKREDGFHEIDSWMVRLPGLHDTLNFTAAEADAFTCNDPSVPSDESNLVLKALAAYRAATGFSQPLAIHLEKRIPHGAGLGGGSSDAAATLAALDRLHDQPLGTERLMEIAATFGSDIPFFLGPPSARSTGRGEVIVAADAPPPLPVLLLKPSFGVATPDAYRNCMGAKGLEGVRYDAQVFPWGELVNDLERPVFWKHLFLAEVKSWLLAREEVAGALMSGSGSTMFAVLHDLASADAVITAARAELDSTLWAWSGLIGA, from the coding sequence ATGAGCGCCCTGACCATCGAAGCCCCCGCCAAGCTGAACCTGACCCTCCGCGTGCTGCGGAAGCGCGAGGACGGCTTTCACGAGATCGACTCGTGGATGGTGCGGTTGCCGGGGCTGCACGATACGCTGAATTTCACGGCGGCTGAGGCGGATGCCTTCACTTGCAACGATCCGAGTGTGCCGTCGGATGAGTCGAATCTGGTGCTGAAGGCGCTCGCGGCCTACCGTGCTGCGACCGGTTTTTCACAGCCGCTGGCGATTCACCTGGAGAAGCGAATTCCGCACGGGGCCGGGCTCGGTGGAGGGAGCAGCGATGCAGCGGCGACTCTTGCGGCGCTCGACCGGCTTCATGACCAGCCTCTGGGCACGGAGCGCCTGATGGAAATCGCGGCGACGTTTGGGTCGGACATTCCGTTTTTCCTCGGGCCGCCGTCAGCGCGGTCGACCGGACGAGGCGAAGTCATTGTCGCGGCGGATGCGCCGCCGCCACTGCCGGTGCTGCTGCTGAAGCCTTCGTTTGGCGTCGCGACTCCGGATGCCTACCGCAACTGCATGGGGGCGAAAGGGCTGGAAGGCGTGCGCTACGATGCGCAGGTGTTTCCGTGGGGGGAATTGGTCAACGATCTCGAGCGGCCTGTTTTCTGGAAGCACCTATTTCTTGCGGAAGTGAAGTCCTGGCTGCTGGCGCGTGAGGAAGTGGCCGGTGCCTTGATGAGCGGATCGGGATCTACGATGTTCGCCGTACTTCACGATTTGGCTTCGGCCGATGCCGTGATTACCGCGGCTCGTGCGGAGCTGGATTCCACGCTTTGGGCGTGGAGCGGCTTGATCGGAGCGTGA
- the pyk gene encoding pyruvate kinase — MSRRTKIIITLGPATESEETIGQLIDLGTNVFRLNMSHAKHEWAREMARRVRKAAAERSAHIAVLFDLTGPSIRTGDLEKPYELKIGDLVEFRKSDAAPSIELSTTVNYGGLMDDVAEGRTLVVDNGTMLMEIKTKKDDRIICECKTAGKLGSRRHINLPGTRLNLPALTDKDRNDLALAVECDADYIAGSFVRDAAHVRELREAVEALEGGAQIVSKIEDQEAIRNIDAIIQATDVIMVARGDLGVEVEFEELPILQRRLVKRCHELGKRVIVATQLLESMIQNPTPTRAEVTDVANAAYEEADCLMLSGETSVGLHPLRCVDALVKISMRIERTGGLGFGQCVLLRDERQKAARAAVTLVDSLPDARLIVLTRRGVMANHTAMLRPRTNGFYAFTPKDRVCRQLALTRNVEAFKLPFAATIDETIQRAVETLRSAGLVRPGTPLVIVSDILSDHFAANSILLHHA, encoded by the coding sequence ATGTCTCGCAGAACCAAGATCATCATCACTCTCGGCCCCGCCACGGAGTCGGAGGAAACCATCGGCCAACTGATCGACCTCGGCACCAACGTGTTCCGGCTCAACATGAGCCACGCCAAGCACGAGTGGGCCCGCGAGATGGCCCGCCGGGTGCGCAAGGCCGCTGCCGAACGCTCCGCCCACATCGCCGTCCTCTTCGACCTCACCGGCCCCTCGATTCGCACCGGTGATCTGGAGAAGCCCTACGAGCTGAAGATCGGCGACCTCGTCGAATTCCGGAAAAGCGATGCCGCCCCCTCGATCGAGCTCTCCACCACGGTCAACTACGGCGGCCTCATGGATGATGTCGCCGAAGGCCGCACGCTGGTCGTCGACAACGGCACCATGCTGATGGAGATCAAGACCAAGAAGGACGACCGCATCATCTGCGAGTGCAAGACCGCCGGCAAACTCGGCTCGCGCCGCCATATCAATCTCCCCGGCACCCGTCTCAATCTTCCCGCACTGACCGACAAGGACCGCAACGACCTGGCCCTTGCCGTCGAGTGCGATGCCGACTACATCGCCGGATCCTTCGTCCGCGATGCCGCCCACGTCCGCGAACTTCGCGAGGCCGTGGAAGCACTGGAAGGCGGAGCCCAGATCGTTTCCAAAATCGAGGACCAGGAAGCCATCCGCAACATCGACGCCATCATCCAGGCCACCGACGTCATCATGGTCGCGCGCGGCGATCTCGGCGTGGAAGTCGAGTTCGAGGAGTTGCCCATCCTCCAGCGCCGCCTCGTGAAGCGCTGCCACGAACTCGGCAAGCGCGTCATCGTCGCGACGCAGCTCCTGGAGTCGATGATCCAGAACCCGACGCCCACCCGCGCCGAGGTCACCGACGTGGCGAATGCCGCGTACGAAGAGGCTGACTGCCTCATGCTTTCAGGCGAAACCAGCGTCGGCCTGCACCCGCTGCGCTGCGTCGATGCACTGGTGAAGATCAGCATGCGCATCGAGCGCACCGGCGGCCTTGGCTTCGGCCAATGCGTGCTCTTGCGCGATGAACGCCAGAAAGCCGCGCGTGCCGCGGTCACCCTCGTGGATTCCCTTCCCGACGCCCGCCTGATCGTGCTCACCCGACGCGGTGTGATGGCGAACCACACCGCCATGCTGCGCCCCCGCACGAATGGCTTCTACGCCTTCACCCCGAAGGATCGCGTCTGCCGCCAACTCGCCCTCACCCGAAATGTGGAAGCCTTCAAGCTACCCTTCGCCGCCACGATCGACGAAACCATCCAGCGTGCCGTGGAAACGCTCCGCTCCGCCGGCCTGGTGCGCCCGGGCACGCCACTGGTGATCGTCTCGGACATCCTCTCCGATCACTTCGCTGCGAATTCAATCCTGCTGCACCACGCGTAA
- a CDS encoding alkaline phosphatase D family protein: MRLPLVIPACLVAVASGQAPIAPPWCGATTPNSVVVTVPLNQAGVTTRLAVSTTAGLASPVFSAPVISQAAAGNAVRLSVTGLAPDTAYFYAIELNGTLLPAQGGKFKTFPAPGAVSFRFAFASCGEWTNPQDAYEAARLEDPLFFLHMGDLHYEDTDVNNPAPYRQNYTSVLAESPEQSNLFRNVPTFYIWDDHDFSGNGSDRTNDGREAARQVYRERVPHFPLPAGGPNAAIYQSFDCGRLHFILSDLRSDRDPDSDSDNANKSMMGDVQKQWFKDQLIAARDAECPMIVWMCGLPFISSSSTGDNWGSYKTERTELLEFIRDQKIQNVIIVSGDMHALAYDDGRATATYVAGVRIPVFHAAALARDGSTKGGPYSGGTSAGDGRYGTMDISDTGGTVSATYTGRITSSPTSVSTWKTYTHTGEPVRPRKATNLTAQPANGVLLQWTDDSGVETGYRIERRLAGVGAWTSLALLGAGATTHADTTAQLGTSYDYRVVAVNATIEADPSIIATATGSNLTPYQSWKLQHLGDANAPDNADDDHDGNDTMAEYLFDLDPLKGDRFPWTATRASSGPVTITYPTSTGRIYQVEYSNNLIAWNNGPPAVTGDGTPKQWTDDGSLTGGLPAKRLYRVRVQTPP; this comes from the coding sequence ATGCGCCTTCCTCTCGTCATCCCTGCTTGCCTCGTCGCCGTAGCCAGCGGCCAGGCACCCATCGCGCCCCCATGGTGCGGGGCAACCACTCCCAATTCAGTGGTAGTCACCGTGCCGCTCAATCAAGCGGGCGTCACCACGCGGCTCGCGGTGAGCACCACGGCCGGGTTGGCCTCCCCGGTCTTTTCCGCGCCGGTGATCTCACAAGCGGCAGCAGGGAACGCAGTGCGTCTCAGCGTCACAGGCTTGGCCCCGGATACGGCTTACTTCTACGCGATTGAGCTGAATGGCACACTCCTACCGGCGCAAGGCGGCAAGTTCAAAACCTTCCCCGCTCCGGGCGCTGTATCGTTCCGCTTCGCCTTCGCCTCCTGTGGCGAATGGACCAATCCCCAGGACGCCTACGAGGCGGCGAGGCTGGAAGATCCGCTGTTCTTCCTCCACATGGGTGACCTCCACTATGAGGACACCGATGTGAACAATCCGGCTCCGTACCGGCAGAACTACACGAGCGTTCTCGCCGAGTCTCCGGAGCAGTCGAACCTTTTCCGCAATGTCCCGACCTTCTACATCTGGGACGACCACGACTTCTCCGGCAACGGCTCCGACCGCACCAATGATGGTCGCGAGGCCGCGCGTCAGGTCTATCGCGAGCGCGTCCCGCATTTCCCGTTGCCGGCTGGCGGTCCCAATGCCGCGATCTATCAATCCTTCGATTGCGGACGCCTGCATTTCATCCTCTCCGACCTCCGCTCGGACCGTGACCCCGACTCGGACTCTGACAATGCGAACAAGTCGATGATGGGCGATGTGCAGAAGCAATGGTTCAAGGACCAGCTCATCGCCGCCCGCGATGCCGAGTGTCCCATGATCGTATGGATGTGCGGCCTGCCCTTTATTTCCAGCAGTTCCACCGGCGACAACTGGGGTTCCTATAAAACCGAGCGCACCGAATTGCTGGAGTTCATCCGCGACCAGAAGATCCAGAATGTGATCATCGTCTCCGGCGACATGCACGCGCTGGCCTATGACGATGGCCGCGCGACCGCGACCTACGTTGCGGGTGTGCGCATCCCCGTGTTCCATGCCGCGGCGCTGGCCCGCGACGGATCCACCAAGGGCGGCCCCTACTCCGGCGGCACCAGCGCAGGAGACGGCCGCTACGGCACCATGGATATCAGCGATACGGGAGGCACCGTCAGCGCCACCTACACCGGCCGCATCACCAGTTCGCCGACCTCCGTCAGCACGTGGAAAACCTACACCCACACCGGTGAACCCGTCCGTCCCCGCAAGGCGACGAACCTCACCGCGCAGCCAGCGAATGGCGTGCTGCTCCAGTGGACGGACGACTCCGGCGTCGAAACCGGCTATCGCATCGAGCGCCGCCTCGCCGGTGTTGGCGCGTGGACATCGCTCGCTCTGTTAGGGGCCGGTGCGACAACGCACGCCGACACCACCGCGCAGCTTGGTACCTCCTACGACTACCGGGTGGTCGCGGTCAATGCCACCATCGAAGCTGACCCCTCGATCATCGCCACGGCCACCGGCTCAAACCTGACCCCCTATCAAAGCTGGAAGCTCCAGCACCTCGGCGATGCCAATGCTCCCGACAATGCCGACGACGACCACGACGGCAACGACACCATGGCCGAGTATCTCTTCGACCTCGACCCGCTGAAGGGCGATCGCTTCCCATGGACCGCCACCCGCGCGTCGAGCGGCCCCGTCACCATCACCTATCCAACATCGACGGGACGCATCTATCAGGTCGAGTATAGCAACAATCTCATTGCTTGGAATAATGGGCCCCCAGCCGTCACCGGCGATGGCACGCCCAAGCAATGGACCGACGATGGCAGCCTGACCGGCGGCCTCCCCGCGAAGCGCCTCTACCGGGTGCGGGTCCAGACCCCTCCCTGA
- a CDS encoding lactonase family protein encodes MMKPCLALLAVSALATAAPLPIAIGTNSGGSGKSEGIYLSTFDPETGALGEAKVGAKYSNPGFLALHPTKPLLYSVGKSEKFPQGSLAVFKLGAGPSLEFVTEASSEGNNPCHLAVDPSGQVLATANYSDGTTTALKLGADGLPQGLGFAHKVAGKGPNKSRQEGPHAHGVYFRGKHLLVPDLGLDKVLTYTFDAATAKPTGGDEPAFSPSAPGAGPRHLSFSPDGKHAYIVNELANTVTACRFDDAKGSLEPIGDVPTLPEGWSGQSTTAEVQVHPNGKFVYASNRGHDSIAVFSRDAATGKLTSVQIAPCGGKVPRHFTISPDGKWLLCAHQDSNTLASLPLDPATGKLGEPKATTSCPNPICILFLPVAN; translated from the coding sequence ATGATGAAACCCTGCCTCGCTCTCCTCGCCGTCAGCGCCCTAGCCACTGCCGCCCCCTTGCCCATTGCCATCGGCACCAACTCCGGCGGCAGCGGAAAGAGCGAGGGCATCTATCTTTCCACCTTCGACCCGGAAACCGGAGCCCTCGGCGAGGCGAAGGTCGGCGCGAAATACTCAAACCCCGGCTTCCTCGCGCTTCATCCCACCAAGCCCCTGCTCTATTCGGTCGGCAAGTCGGAGAAGTTTCCCCAGGGAAGCCTGGCGGTCTTCAAGCTCGGTGCCGGTCCTTCGCTGGAATTCGTCACCGAGGCCTCCTCGGAGGGAAACAATCCCTGCCACCTCGCCGTCGATCCCTCGGGACAGGTTCTCGCCACTGCGAACTACAGCGATGGCACCACCACTGCCCTGAAGCTCGGCGCCGATGGCCTGCCGCAGGGTCTCGGCTTCGCCCACAAGGTCGCCGGCAAGGGCCCTAACAAAAGCCGCCAGGAAGGCCCCCACGCCCACGGGGTCTATTTCCGCGGCAAGCACCTGTTAGTCCCGGATCTCGGCCTCGATAAAGTACTGACCTACACCTTCGACGCCGCCACCGCGAAGCCCACCGGCGGCGATGAACCTGCTTTCTCGCCTTCCGCTCCCGGAGCAGGACCACGTCACCTCTCATTCTCTCCGGATGGCAAGCACGCCTACATCGTCAATGAGCTTGCCAACACCGTCACCGCCTGCCGCTTCGACGACGCCAAGGGCTCGCTCGAACCCATCGGCGATGTCCCCACCCTCCCCGAGGGCTGGTCCGGACAAAGCACTACCGCCGAAGTCCAAGTCCATCCGAACGGCAAGTTCGTCTACGCCTCGAATCGCGGCCACGATAGCATCGCCGTCTTCTCGCGTGACGCCGCCACCGGCAAGCTGACCTCCGTCCAGATCGCCCCGTGCGGTGGCAAGGTCCCACGTCACTTCACCATCTCACCCGATGGCAAGTGGCTGCTGTGCGCCCATCAGGACAGCAATACTCTCGCCTCCCTGCCGCTTGATCCAGCCACCGGCAAGCTCGGCGAACCCAAGGCCACCACGTCTTGCCCGAACCCCATCTGCATCCTGTTTTTGCCGGTCGCCAACTGA
- a CDS encoding secondary thiamine-phosphate synthase enzyme YjbQ, producing MPAHAEAFEIRTRGKGTYQITSEVAGIVQRSGIETGTVTVFVRHTSASLVIMENADPSARRDLEEFFERLVPEDTPWFVHTDEGPDDMPSHIRMALTRTSEVIPIMGGRMVLGTWQGIFLFEHRRAPHRREIVVSVVGE from the coding sequence ATGCCCGCCCACGCCGAAGCCTTCGAAATCCGCACCCGCGGGAAGGGGACCTATCAGATCACGAGTGAGGTCGCGGGGATCGTGCAGCGCAGCGGGATTGAGACCGGGACGGTCACGGTATTCGTCCGCCATACGTCCGCGAGCCTGGTGATCATGGAGAATGCGGACCCGAGCGCACGGCGGGATCTGGAGGAGTTCTTCGAGCGGCTGGTGCCGGAGGATACGCCGTGGTTCGTCCACACGGATGAGGGGCCGGATGATATGCCGAGCCATATCCGGATGGCGTTGACGCGGACCAGTGAGGTGATTCCCATCATGGGTGGGCGGATGGTGCTGGGGACGTGGCAGGGGATCTTTCTCTTCGAGCACCGGCGGGCACCGCACCGGAGGGAGATCGTGGTGAGTGTAGTGGGAGAATGA
- a CDS encoding AraC family transcriptional regulator produces MTPAARLRKTFFESLDGMPPVDSLFDAVPDIVFFVKDAFGRYMAVNQTLATRCGLPDKEAAIGLTAEELFPPPLGEGFAIQDREILKTGHGIRDHLELHLYPGGRRGWCLTFKEAVKAKDGRIIGVCGISRDMHGPQDRQEDFAAMSKAIEHIHKHFDEPLRLPQLSEMAGLSIYQFDQRIRALFHVTAGQYLVKVRIDAACERLSTTNEVIAQIALSCGYSDQSAFSRQFKQAVGISPLAYRKKMQGQ; encoded by the coding sequence ATGACGCCGGCCGCCCGACTTCGTAAGACCTTCTTCGAATCCCTCGACGGGATGCCGCCGGTGGACAGCCTTTTCGACGCTGTCCCCGACATCGTGTTCTTCGTGAAGGACGCCTTCGGCCGCTACATGGCGGTCAATCAGACCCTCGCCACCCGCTGCGGCCTGCCGGACAAGGAAGCCGCCATCGGCCTAACCGCCGAGGAACTCTTTCCGCCCCCGCTCGGCGAGGGCTTCGCCATCCAAGACCGCGAAATCCTGAAAACCGGCCACGGCATCCGCGATCACCTGGAGCTCCACCTCTACCCCGGCGGCCGCCGCGGCTGGTGCCTCACCTTCAAGGAAGCCGTGAAGGCCAAGGACGGCCGCATCATTGGCGTCTGCGGCATTTCCCGCGACATGCACGGCCCCCAGGACCGGCAGGAGGACTTCGCCGCCATGTCGAAGGCCATCGAGCACATCCACAAGCACTTCGATGAACCCCTCCGCCTGCCCCAGCTCTCGGAAATGGCCGGCCTCTCGATCTATCAGTTCGACCAACGCATCCGCGCCCTCTTCCACGTCACTGCCGGCCAGTATCTCGTGAAGGTCCGCATCGATGCCGCCTGCGAGCGACTCTCGACCACCAACGAAGTCATCGCCCAGATCGCCCTCTCCTGCGGCTACTCGGACCAGTCGGCCTTTTCCCGGCAGTTCAAGCAAGCCGTCGGCATCAGCCCACTGGCCTACCGGAAGAAGATGCAGGGGCAATAG
- a CDS encoding proline racemase family protein, translating into MSVPRIRVIDSHTEGEPTRVVVEGVPDLVGGTMREKATRFSTEHDWLRSAVCNEPRGHDAMVGALLCEPSEPDCCCGVIFFNNVSTLNMCIHGTVGLAATLVHMGKIGPGDHRIDTPVGVVVARVHEDGSVTVANVPSYRKAADVPVDVPGWGIVRGDISWGGNWFFLIDGQGPAVEFANLDALTSFTWSVRQALEQNGITGDDGMVIDHIESFGPPTDPAVSDSRNFVLCPGKAYDRSPCGTGTSAKLACLHAAGKLQPGVVWRQAGILDTIFTGTVEELPDGKVLPRVTGRAWIIGESVYHFDPADPFRNGIPSSL; encoded by the coding sequence ATGAGCGTTCCCCGCATTCGAGTCATCGATTCCCACACTGAAGGCGAGCCCACCCGCGTCGTGGTCGAGGGCGTGCCGGATCTGGTTGGCGGCACCATGCGGGAGAAGGCGACGCGGTTTTCGACCGAGCACGACTGGCTGCGCTCCGCCGTGTGCAATGAGCCGCGCGGGCATGATGCGATGGTTGGTGCACTCCTCTGCGAGCCTTCCGAGCCGGACTGCTGCTGCGGGGTGATCTTTTTCAACAACGTCTCGACGCTGAACATGTGCATCCACGGCACCGTGGGCCTCGCCGCGACGCTGGTGCACATGGGAAAGATCGGGCCGGGGGATCATCGGATCGATACGCCCGTGGGCGTCGTCGTCGCCCGGGTGCATGAGGATGGCTCTGTGACGGTGGCGAATGTGCCGAGCTATCGGAAGGCGGCGGATGTGCCGGTGGACGTGCCGGGCTGGGGGATCGTTCGCGGGGACATCTCCTGGGGCGGGAATTGGTTTTTCCTGATCGATGGCCAAGGGCCGGCGGTGGAGTTCGCGAATCTCGATGCTCTAACAAGCTTCACCTGGTCGGTCCGGCAGGCGCTGGAGCAGAATGGCATCACCGGCGACGATGGCATGGTGATCGACCACATTGAGAGCTTTGGGCCGCCGACGGATCCCGCGGTTTCCGACAGTCGCAATTTCGTCCTTTGCCCGGGCAAGGCCTACGACCGTTCGCCTTGCGGAACCGGGACCAGTGCCAAGCTCGCGTGCCTGCATGCGGCGGGAAAGCTCCAGCCCGGAGTGGTCTGGCGGCAGGCGGGGATTCTCGATACGATTTTCACCGGCACTGTCGAAGAGCTTCCCGATGGGAAGGTTCTCCCTCGCGTGACCGGCCGCGCGTGGATCATTGGCGAGTCCGTCTATCACTTCGATCCTGCTGATCCGTTCCGCAACGGTATCCCTTCGTCCCTCTAA
- a CDS encoding dihydrodipicolinate synthase family protein, producing MSITWKGVMPATLTQFNADYSIDHALMAEHGKWLVENGCTAIVAHGSLGEGATLSFEEKVSLQKMYVEALPDTPIIPGVASLSTKEAVDIAKAAKDNGCRGLMVLPPYLYASDWREMKAHMKAVISATDLPCIIYNNPVAYKTDFAPKHIKELADELPNVESVKESSTDARRIAGIREVCGDRLALGVGVDDCALEGAAMGATFWITGVGGAFPKHNVKLWELGTTGRIEEAMPIYTWMLEMLRMDTVVKFVQLIKLQQNLASGGKFGNNRVRAPRLELEGKELAEATAIIEKAIATAPVV from the coding sequence ATGAGCATCACTTGGAAGGGCGTCATGCCTGCCACCCTCACGCAGTTCAATGCCGACTACTCCATCGACCACGCGCTCATGGCGGAGCACGGGAAGTGGCTGGTTGAGAACGGCTGCACCGCCATCGTTGCCCACGGCTCGCTCGGTGAAGGTGCGACGCTGTCCTTTGAAGAGAAGGTTTCGCTACAGAAGATGTATGTGGAGGCTCTGCCGGACACTCCGATCATTCCGGGTGTGGCTTCGCTTTCGACCAAGGAGGCAGTGGATATTGCCAAGGCGGCCAAGGACAATGGCTGCCGCGGTCTGATGGTGCTGCCGCCTTACCTTTATGCTTCGGATTGGCGGGAGATGAAGGCGCACATGAAGGCGGTCATTTCGGCCACGGACCTGCCGTGTATCATTTATAACAACCCGGTCGCGTACAAGACCGACTTCGCCCCGAAGCACATCAAGGAGCTCGCCGATGAATTGCCGAACGTGGAGTCGGTGAAGGAGTCGTCCACCGATGCCCGCCGCATTGCCGGTATCCGGGAGGTTTGTGGAGATCGCTTGGCGCTCGGTGTGGGTGTCGATGATTGCGCGCTGGAAGGTGCCGCGATGGGCGCGACCTTCTGGATCACGGGCGTGGGCGGCGCTTTCCCGAAGCACAATGTGAAGCTGTGGGAACTTGGCACCACCGGCCGCATCGAGGAAGCGATGCCGATCTACACGTGGATGCTGGAGATGCTGCGGATGGATACCGTGGTGAAGTTCGTGCAGCTCATCAAGCTGCAGCAGAACCTCGCGAGCGGTGGGAAGTTCGGGAACAACCGCGTCCGGGCTCCGCGTTTGGAGCTGGAGGGCAAGGAGCTTGCCGAGGCAACAGCGATCATTGAGAAGGCGATTGCCACCGCGCCAGTGGTGTAA
- a CDS encoding aldehyde dehydrogenase (NADP(+)), translated as MTTQLLGTSFIGYSRGTGSDVCGHAIYPASGGKLEPAYIAATPDEVNVAVDLAGQAFPNYSTLPGTLRGAFLRAIADEIEKIADDIAVRGPQETGLPEARLRGETARTTGQLRMFAALVEEGSWVDARIELAQPDRQPLPKPDLRSMHRALGPVAVFCASNFPLAFSVAGGDTAAALAAGCPVVVIAHQSHPGVAELVGGAVIRAALATGMPEGVFSLLYGGGRSVGISVVQHPVIQAVGFTGSRGGGTALMAAAANREQPIPVYAEMSSVNPVVILPGALERGETALAEAFFGSLTLGVGQFCTNPGLVFMPEGKGFGFIERLRELVLAATPGTMLNATICQAYAETVEAVASTEGVQTIARATAGAGQGAPAVFSVSLRRFLEADLLRGEMFGPGTLIVRGSLEEIEAAIPELEGQLTATVHGTAEELAAHGSLVSALESRAGRLIFNGFPTGVEVCHSMVHGGPFPATSDGRSTSVGTMSIHRFTRAVAWQGFPDACLPAELQEGNPLGIRRMVDGQFV; from the coding sequence ATGACCACCCAGCTTCTCGGCACTTCTTTCATCGGCTACTCACGCGGCACTGGCAGCGATGTCTGCGGCCATGCGATTTATCCTGCCAGCGGCGGGAAACTGGAGCCCGCTTATATCGCGGCTACTCCGGATGAAGTGAACGTTGCGGTCGATCTGGCGGGGCAGGCGTTTCCGAACTACTCGACTCTTCCCGGCACGCTGCGCGGTGCGTTCCTGCGTGCCATCGCGGACGAGATCGAAAAGATCGCCGATGACATCGCGGTGCGGGGTCCGCAGGAAACCGGCTTGCCGGAGGCCAGGCTGCGTGGTGAGACGGCTCGCACGACGGGGCAGCTCCGGATGTTTGCGGCGCTGGTGGAGGAAGGGTCGTGGGTCGATGCCCGCATCGAGCTCGCCCAGCCGGATCGTCAGCCCTTGCCGAAGCCGGATCTCCGCTCGATGCATCGCGCGCTGGGGCCGGTGGCGGTTTTTTGTGCGAGTAATTTTCCGCTGGCATTCTCGGTGGCCGGCGGGGATACCGCCGCGGCTTTGGCTGCGGGTTGTCCGGTGGTGGTGATTGCCCATCAGTCGCATCCCGGGGTAGCGGAATTAGTCGGTGGCGCGGTGATCCGTGCGGCGCTGGCGACGGGTATGCCGGAGGGCGTGTTCTCGCTGCTCTACGGCGGCGGCCGCAGCGTGGGGATCAGCGTGGTCCAGCATCCGGTGATTCAGGCGGTTGGTTTCACGGGCTCGCGCGGAGGTGGCACGGCGCTGATGGCAGCGGCGGCCAATCGCGAGCAGCCGATCCCGGTGTATGCGGAGATGAGTTCGGTGAATCCGGTGGTAATTTTGCCGGGTGCGCTGGAGCGTGGTGAAACTGCTTTGGCGGAGGCTTTCTTTGGATCGCTCACCCTTGGTGTGGGGCAGTTCTGCACGAATCCCGGACTGGTTTTCATGCCGGAGGGGAAGGGCTTTGGCTTCATCGAGCGGCTTCGTGAGCTGGTCTTGGCTGCGACACCGGGCACGATGCTGAACGCGACGATTTGTCAGGCTTATGCCGAGACCGTGGAAGCGGTCGCCTCCACCGAAGGCGTCCAGACGATCGCCCGGGCGACTGCCGGAGCGGGGCAGGGAGCGCCCGCAGTCTTCAGCGTTTCGCTGCGCCGTTTCCTTGAAGCGGATCTGCTGCGCGGGGAAATGTTCGGCCCTGGCACTTTGATCGTGCGCGGCTCGCTGGAGGAAATCGAGGCCGCTATCCCGGAACTGGAAGGCCAGCTCACGGCCACGGTCCACGGCACGGCGGAAGAACTCGCGGCGCACGGCTCGCTGGTGAGCGCCCTCGAATCCCGGGCCGGTCGTCTGATTTTCAATGGATTTCCCACCGGTGTGGAAGTCTGCCACAGCATGGTTCATGGCGGGCCTTTCCCGGCGACCTCCGATGGACGTAGTACTTCGGTCGGCACCATGTCCATTCATCGCTTCACGCGGGCCGTGGCATGGCAGGGATTCCCGGATGCCTGCTTGCCGGCGGAGCTTCAGGAAGGGAATCCCCTGGGGATCCGCCGGATGGTCGACGGGCAATTCGTCTAA